One window of Candidatus Cloacimonadaceae bacterium genomic DNA carries:
- a CDS encoding acyl-CoA carboxylase subunit beta, whose amino-acid sequence METSKKIIMLREKRDQARLGGGEKRIKEQHEKGKLTARERIALLVDPDSFEEFDLFVTHQCHNFGMEDTVYSGDGVVTGCATINERVVYVFAQDFTVFGGSLSKTYAEKICKVMDMALKNGSPLIGLNDSGGARIQEGVDALAGYAEIFWRNVMASGVIPQISAILGPCAGGAVYSPAITDFIIMEKHNSYMFVTGPKVVKTVLNETVTTEDLGGSGVHTSKSGVAHFMSNNEEETMMLIKMLLSYLPSNNMEDPPYTPTHDTVNRSCEALNHIIPENPNKPYDMLDVIHELVDEGEFLQVMKNYAQNILVGFARMNGHPVGIVANQPKVLAGVLDIDASVKSARFVRFCDAFNVPIIVLEDVPGFLPGTNQEHNGIIRHGAKMLYAFAEATVPKITVILRKAYGGAYCVMNSRHMRADLVYAWPSAEIAVMGPKSAVEVIFRKEAQASDDPKKALKEREEEYREKFANPYNAAERGFIDDIIEPARTRFRLIRALEMLANKKDSIPARKHGNIPL is encoded by the coding sequence ATGGAAACATCAAAGAAGATCATCATGCTGCGCGAAAAGCGCGACCAAGCCCGCTTGGGCGGTGGTGAGAAACGCATCAAAGAGCAGCATGAAAAAGGCAAGCTCACCGCCCGTGAACGCATCGCACTTTTAGTCGATCCGGACAGCTTTGAGGAGTTTGACCTCTTTGTCACGCACCAATGCCACAATTTTGGCATGGAGGATACCGTCTATTCCGGAGACGGTGTCGTCACCGGCTGCGCAACCATCAACGAACGCGTGGTCTATGTCTTTGCCCAGGATTTCACCGTGTTTGGCGGCTCGCTATCCAAAACCTATGCGGAGAAAATCTGCAAAGTGATGGACATGGCACTCAAGAACGGCAGCCCCTTGATCGGACTGAACGATAGTGGCGGAGCACGCATCCAGGAGGGCGTCGATGCACTCGCAGGTTATGCCGAAATATTTTGGCGCAACGTGATGGCAAGCGGAGTCATCCCACAGATTTCGGCAATCCTCGGTCCCTGTGCCGGTGGAGCGGTCTATTCCCCAGCGATCACAGATTTTATCATCATGGAAAAGCACAACAGCTATATGTTTGTGACCGGTCCCAAGGTCGTCAAAACTGTGCTCAACGAAACGGTCACCACCGAAGACCTCGGAGGCTCGGGAGTGCATACCAGTAAAAGCGGCGTGGCGCACTTCATGTCCAACAACGAGGAAGAAACCATGATGCTGATCAAGATGCTGCTCAGCTATTTGCCTTCGAACAACATGGAAGATCCGCCTTACACGCCCACTCACGACACAGTGAACCGTTCTTGCGAAGCCCTCAACCATATCATTCCGGAAAATCCGAACAAGCCCTATGACATGCTTGACGTCATCCACGAACTCGTGGACGAAGGCGAATTCCTGCAAGTGATGAAAAACTATGCCCAAAACATCCTCGTCGGCTTTGCCAGAATGAACGGACACCCCGTGGGCATTGTCGCCAACCAGCCAAAAGTTCTTGCCGGGGTTCTTGATATTGATGCCTCGGTCAAATCTGCGAGATTTGTGCGTTTCTGCGATGCCTTCAACGTTCCCATCATCGTATTGGAGGACGTCCCCGGCTTTCTTCCCGGAACGAATCAGGAACACAACGGCATCATCCGCCATGGCGCCAAGATGCTCTATGCCTTTGCGGAAGCTACGGTTCCAAAGATCACCGTCATCCTTCGCAAAGCCTATGGTGGTGCCTATTGCGTGATGAACAGCCGCCACATGCGGGCTGATCTTGTCTATGCGTGGCCCAGTGCTGAAATCGCGGTGATGGGTCCCAAAAGCGCTGTCGAAGTGATCTTCCGCAAGGAAGCCCAAGCCTCGGATGATCCTAAAAAAGCACTGAAGGAAAGGGAAGAAGAATACCGCGAGAAATTTGCCAATCCCTACAACGCCGCCGAACGTGGCTTCATAGACGATATCATCGAGCCCGCACGCACTCGTTTCCGTCTCATCCGTGCGCTG